ACACAGTGCACAAGCAGTGCAGCCAGTGCAGTCCACACCCCCTGAGTCTGTCCGGACTGCAGATCCATCAGACCGTAAAATGCTGCGCTGGAAGGCAGCAGATATGTCCATATCCTCGCAGTGCTGTCTGAAGGGATGGTCAGATAAAACATGATAGGAGGAGCAATATACAGGAGCATGAAAATCTTGATATAAATGATACCGATCATCAGTCCCCCCGAAATACGTCCGATAAACAGTCCTGTCAGCGCTGCAAGGAATGCCGACAGGATGAGCACGCATACGAAGGAAATGAGCTGCCGGACTTCGATTCTCATGCAGACAGCCGCTGCCGCCGCTGCCGACAGGATGCCCCCGGCGAACCCCAGTATTATTTTCTGGATCATATAATCTGCAGCCGATATCGGCAGTATCTCGTTGATAAAGGTGATCCCGTCTTCTTTTTCACCGATCATACTCATCGCATTAAATGTACACCCCATGAACATGGCAGTGACCAGCGTTATCACAATCAGGAGTGATTTCAGGCTGTCGCTGCTTCCTCCCGCAGGAATGACTGTCCTGCCGCACACATCTGCCGTATCACGATTCTCGAAAAGCCCGGGAAGCGTATCAGCGATAACGGTATTTATCCTCAGTTCGTCCCCGGAGAGAATCGTTTTGATCCCATCGCCGTCCGAAAGAACACCGATCATCTGAGTTGCCGGATCATTGACACCGTCGTATAACGACTCTGTCGTATCAAATACGGTCACGCGTCCGTTGCTTTCCAGCCAGGCGATGCACTCTTCGCGCAGATCGCCTGAGAGAATGCCGAACGATGTCTCATAGACAGATGAAAAGCCGGCACCTGACAACAGATTGATGGCAAATGCAGCAGCGATTGGCAGCAGAAACGTCAGAATACACATTTTATCCCGCCAGACATTTTTAAGCTGATATCTCAGTCCGGTCACATTACCCCTCCTTTACCATCTCATGGACAAGTGCTCTGTACACCAGGCAATATAACAGAACGACTGCTGCCGCACAGGAAAAATAATAGAGAACCGATGCAGACGGTTCCAGAAAGTATGCGTTCTTGACTGCCATGAACATATGATACATCGGATGATACCTGATCAGGCTCAGCGCAGCCCCGGTCTGTCCTGCGAGAAACACCGGAGTCGTGATGAATACAGCAAGCACCAGATATAAAAGTGAAAACTGTTTAAAATCAGGCAGCCGCACCGCACACAGGAAACCAACGAGCGCCATAATCAGAGACAAAATACCGGATTGTACCAGTACGGCGGGCAGTACTGCTGTTCCCTCCTGCACTCCGAGGTTGACAAGCGTCAGGAAGATGACAAACACCAGGTCAGACATCAGGAAAATGCATAACTTCGACAGTATAAACGCCGCAGTACTCACCGGGAGTATGCCGTGAACCCGGATCACACCCATCTGTTTTTCCTTAAACAGCATGGACGCCAGTCCCAGAAAACCGACAGCAGCCAGTTCAAAAAACAGAACTTCTGCCGTGATCTCCCTGCGGTTTTTCATCTCCTTGCTGTCAGTACCGATGAGATCCGCCCGTGTTACGTGTTCGGGACTCAATCTGGACAGCGCCCAGGCCGCCCGGTAATTGTCCGTACTATACACACCGGATGATACCATATAGATTTCCGGGCTGCTGCCTGAAGCGTCGATGCCGACAGCATATCCATCCGCACATGCCTCTTTCAGTTCATCCATGCCGGCAGCCATGACCACATTCTCAGACACCGTCTCCTGCGTATTGTGAGGGTCATACAGATAAACCGGATAAATGTCCTGGTCTGTATTCACAAAGACAAAGTTGATGTAACAGGAATAAAGAATCAGAGAACCTGCGGCGAGCAGCAGAAATTTACTGGACAGCATCAATCGGAAGTCCTTTTTTAACAATGAACAAAATATCCTGCGCATCATTCCAGCCCCCTCCCGGTGTACTTCATATATACATCTTCCAGAGTTGGTTCCTGTAAATGGCTGCTGTTTTCTCTTTTCAGTTTCCAGGGTGCCCCCAACGCTTTGATATTCCCATCTGCAATAAACGCAACCCGGTCGCACAACAGGTCCGCATCCATCATATTATGCGTCGTCAAAAAGATGGTGGTCCCCTTCTCTTTTTCTTCCCGTATGATGCTGCGGAAAAGCACCGCCCCTGCGGGGTCGAGCCCGCTTGTCGGTTCATCCAGAAACAACAGTTTTGGATTATTAATCAGCGCCCTTGCCATACTGACCCGCTGCCTCATGCCTTTCGAATAGGAGGCAACCGGCTTTTTCAGATAATCTCTCTTAAATTCCAGTTTATCCAGCAGCTCCCTGGCATCCCTGCACTGTTCCCTGGGATAGAAAGATGCAAAATAATTAAGATTATCGAGTGCACTCAGATTTGTATACAGATATGGAAATTCGAAAAGCACCCCCGTTTTTTCCTGGAATTTTTTTCTCTCATGCCCCAGCTCCTGTCCGAATACCTGAACATGACCTCCGTAGCCTTTAAGAACACCCGTTAAAATCTTCTGTGTTGTGGATTTTCCGGAACCGTTTGGACCCAGAAATCCAAAAATTTCTCCTTCTGATACCGTAAATGTCAGCCCATGAAGTGTCTGTTTGTTTTTCCGATAAGAAAACGTTAAATCATTGACCCTTATCATTCCATTCCACCCCATTTATCACGACTGCCTGTTTTGTTTTTCTCCTGCCGCCTTCCCCACCACTTTACAAATTTAATTTTCAGAGGAATACAGACCGTAGCTGCAATGACAATGACCAGCCACCAATACCACTCCATACCTAAGATCATATTCACATCGGCCTCCTTTTGATTTGATACGGTTAGTATAGAAAGCCTCGGTGAATTCAAAGTGCGGGCGCGGTGAAATCCGGGTGAAATAAAAGCCCCTCTGCTCTGTATTGAAGAGCCGGGGGGCGCCGTTATGACCTTATAAAATTGTTGAAAAACGAAAGTGAAATTCCACTCCGTCCGTGTGATTTCGGACGCCGTAAGGAGCATGATACAGGGAGAGAATCTGAGCAGCCATGGCAAGTCCCAGTCCGGAACCGCCGCTTGCGGAGTTCTCTCCGCGATAAAACTTTTCCCATATCCTGGGCAGTTCCCTTTCGGGTATTACATCTCCATGATTAAATATGGAAAAATCAAGATGCCGTTCTGCGCATGCAATCGTCAGCCGGATTTCCCCGCCCGGACGAACATACTTTTTCGCGTTTTCAATCAGATTGCCCACTACTTGTTCCATGCGGCGCTTATCCGCCAGAACAAACACTTTTTGTTCCGGCAGTTCATAAGAAAAACTAAAATTGATCCCCGGTGCATCGACCAATAAACGTCCGGCAACGGTCTCTGCAAGTTCTATGAAATCAAAACGTTCCTCTGTAAGTTTTGCAGCACCTGACTCCAGTGCGGAGAGCTCAAGCAGCGAGACGATCAGATCGTTCATGCGGTCCGCAGCCGACAGGATGGAATCCATGTACTGCAGTTTCTTTTGTTCATCCGTCTCTTCCTTTAACCCCTCCGTATAAGCCCTGATCAGGCCGAGCGGTGTCTTCATCTCATGCGACAGGCTGTCCGCCAGTTCTTTTCTCTGTTCCAGCGCCTCCTGCAGATTAGCAGACATTTTGTTCAGGCTCTGTGACAGCTCACCAAATTCGTCCTTCGTGTGAACCGTACAGTGTGCGGTAAAATCCAGCTCTGCCATTCGACGGGCGGTATCCCTGATCTCTTTCAGTGGTTTTGATATCATTTTTCCCAGCATGAAATCAACCCCAAGGATTACACCGATCATTAAGACAAACCAGCTCCAGAAAGCTATGTTGTGATCTGCCGGCAGTTCCGAAGTGATCAGATAAAATATCACAATTGTTCCGCCGGTCAGTTTTGAGAGCAGCAGGACCTTCTTCCGGACCGTATTCAGCTCTCGGAACATTTTCTTGTTTTCCATGGCTATACCTCGAATTTATAGCCGGAGCGTATCAGCGTAACAATGTGACGCCCCTCATTTCCAAGCTTTTGACGCAGTGTTTTTATATGCGTATCGACAGTTCTCGTACTTCCCTCGAAATCATAACCCCAGATACGGTTCAGCAGCTGTTCCCTGGAAAATACCTGATCTTTATTTCTGATAAAAAACAGCAGCAGCTCATACTCTTTATGCGTTAATCCGACAACTTCTCCGGATACGGTAACGGTGTGGGATACCGGCTGCAGTACAATCTCACCCGCCATAAGCACATCTTTTTGGTCAGACATTTTAGAACGGCGCAGCAATGCATTCACCTTTGCCAGAAGAATTTTGGGACTGAATGGTTTCGTCATATAGTCGTCCGCACCGTATTCATATCCTTTCAGCTTATCATCCTCGTCACTTTTGGCTGTCAGGAACATAATCGGTATATCGTACATTTCACGCGCAAGACGGCAGACCGCAAAACCGTCGATGTGCGGCATCATGATATCCAGGATGACCAAATCCACCGGATGATGCTTCAGGATGGTGACTGCATCAATACCGTCATCGGCAGGAATGCAGGAATGACCGCCCCGATTTAAAAAATCAACAATAATGCTCTGCATCTCTTTTTCATCTTCCGCGATCAGAATCACCGCCATAGCATAGTCCTCCTGTTATCTGTCTATGTTCATCCCATGCCGGAATAAAACAGGCGGGCAGTCATGGGACTTACCCGCCTTGCATATTTCCGCGTGGCTGCTCTATATCAGCCCCATACCTTCTAAAATTTGAAGCGCCTGCTGAACATCCGTATCCGCCACAAAAATGTCCTCGCCATATTTTGAATTGCCTGCGTATATATTCAGAATCCCCGCGTTTCCCAAATCCTTTTTGTATGCGGGAATTCCGCTGTCTTTTAACTCATTCAAAATCATCTCCGCCTGCAGATTATCCTGTGCGGTAAATATTTTAACCGGGCTGCGTTCCATATGCCTGTTCCTCCGTTTCTGACCTGGTATTGCTCTATAACGTCGTAAAAGTTTTACATACGATCTTCCAGGTGTCATCCGACTTTACCAGGTGGAAATAGTCTTCCACGTATGCTGCACCAAAAAAATTATCGACTGCGATGGATGCCGTAGCTATCTTGCCTGTCACATGAATAGAGGTAACGACATACCGACAGTCTATCCCCTGTTCTGCCATGGATGGTTTGGAGGCAAGATCCTGAAAAAATGGCTCGGGAGTACCGGATAAACGGGCGTCTCCCAGATATCCGTACATGGCAGCCTCTTCTGAAAAAATGGTTCTGAGTTTTTTAATATCGGCATGTTTGACTGCTCCAAAATATCCGTCCAGCAAATTCTTAATTTGTTCCTCATCTGAATAATGTAAATTCATAACAACACCCCTTTCCCAATATCATTATTTTTATCATAACACAAAAATGTCATACGGGCAATCAGGTCTCCCGCCATTTATATCAGTTAAGTTTACTACATTTCTTAGATACAAGCCAGCAAATAAATGAATCGGACAGCTTTTTCTTTTGTCAAGAAATCTGAGACTAAGTATATTGACTTGTCAATATCTTTGTGATATCATAATGATATCATTTAGAACGGAGGACTTATTATGAAAGAAAAAGTATTATCAAACAAAAAGAATGGCATGCCGGCGCTGCTTCTTACCGTTTTCCTCTATCTGGCAGCCGTGGCAGGATGTGTCATCGGGGGAATCATGGTCAGCAAAGAGAGGACAGCCGCCGTACTGATCGTATCTATTGTATGGCTGTCGATCGGATGGTTTCCGCTGATGGGACTCAAGGTCCTGAAACCTCAGGAGGCTCTGGTTCTGACCCTGTTCGGCAAATATACCGGTACACTCAAGGACGCAGGGTTTTATTATGTCAATCCTTTCAGCACAAGTGTCAATCCGGCTGCCAAAACGAAATTAAATCAAAGCGGTGATGTTGACAGCGGAGAAAAGCGTCCGCTATCGCTGTCAATCAATGGCAGTGCAGTAAATACGGAAAGTGTTAATAAGAAACTCTCACTGAAGATTATGACGCTGAATAACAACCGCCAGAAAATTAATGACTGTCTCGGCAATCCCGTTGAAATCGGCATCGCTGTGACGTGGAGAGTCATCGATACCGCACAGGCAGTTTTTAATGTAGACAATTATAAAGAATATCTGTCTCTGCAGTGTGACGGAGCGCTCAGGAACATTGTGCGTAATTATCCTTACGATGTAGCGCCGAATGTCGATACCACAGGAGACGGCATCGCTGACGAAGGAAGTCTCAGAGGTTCCAGCGAGATTGTGGCTTCCCGTATCCGGGATGAAATACAGAAAAAAGTAACGGATGCAGGTCTCGAAGTGATCGAAGCCCGCATTACTTATCTGGCTTATGCCCCTGAGATCGCTGCTGTAATGCTTCAGAGACAGCAGGCTTCTGCGATCATTGATGCCAGAAAGATGATCGTCGACGGTGCTGTCGGCATGGTGGAAATGGCACTGGAACGCCTGAATGAAAATCAAGTGGTGGATTTAGATGAAGAGAGAAAGGCTGCAATGGTATCTAATCTTCTGGTCGTGCTCTGCGGCAGTCATGATGCACAGCCCATCGTGAATTCGGGCAGTCTGTATTAACAATGGCAGATACAAAGAAAAAGCAGATACCGCTGAGACTTTCGGCAAAGTTGTACGATGCCCTTGCAGCCTGGGCAGAGGATGACTTCCGTTCCGTGAATGGGCAGATCGAGTATTTGCTTACAGAATGTGTTCGCCAGCGGAAAAAGAACGGGAAATATGTATCTGAGCATTTAGATGAACCCATTGAACTGGATATTGAATAAAAAGTATAAAAGATAAGGCTCGAAGCTATGGATGCTTCGAGCCTTTGTTTATCTTTATTTCTGCACGATGTTAATGATCTTACCCGGAACATAGATTTCTTTCACGATATTCCCGGTCAGCTTGTCGGCAATCACTTCCTTGCCTGCAGCAATGGCGTCTTCTTTTGAGACATCAGCAGGCACGGATACCACACCTCTGGTCTTTCCGTTGATCTGAACCGGAATCTCGATCTCATCGTCCTTCATGGCCTCTTCATCGTGTTTCGGCCAGCGGCTCTCAAATACAGATTCCGTGTGTCCGTACATTTCCCACAGCTCTTCTGTGATATGCGGTGCAAACGGAGCGAGCAGAATGATGAATGTCTCCATCGTTTCCTTATCGATACCGCCTGTCTTCTTTGCCAGTTCGATGAACTTATTGTTATATTCCATGAAGCCGGAGATTACCGTATTCAGGCTGAAACTCTCCAGACGCTGCGTAATGTCAAACACCAGCTTGTGACGCAGCTTTACCATCTCCTTCGTCTCGGCAGCACCGGCCTCGCAGCTGTCGGCTGCCAGCTTCCAGAAGCGGTTCAGGAAACGGTAGACTCCGTCGATTCCGCGGTCATCCCACTCGGCGTCGAGTTCAGGCGGCCCTACAAACAGTTCATACATACGCAGGGAATCGCAGCCATAATCGCGCACAAGATCATCCGGTGATACGACATTTCCCTTGGACTTACTCATCTTAATGCCATTTTTTCCGGTGATCATGCCCTGGTTAAACAGTTTCGTGAACGGTTCCTCAAAATCAACAGCCCCGATGTCATACAGGAATTTTGTATAGAACCTGGAATACAGCAGATGAAGAACCGCGTGCTCCACACCGCCGATATACATGTCAACCGGCAGGTATTTATGTGCCTTTTCTTTGGATACGAGTTCTTCCGTGTTTTTGCTGTCCACATAGCGCAGGAAATACCAGGAGGAACCAGCCCACTGAGGCATGGTGTTTGTCTCGCGTTTTGCATCTGCGCCACAGACCGGGCATTTGCAGTTCACCCATTCATCGATGGCGGCAAGCGGCGACTCTCCTGTTCCTGTTGGCTCATAAGAATCTACCTCCGGCAGGCGAAGCGGGAGATCTTCTTCCGGAACCGGCACATTGCCGCACTTCGGACAGTGAATGATCGGAATCGGTTCTCCCCAGTAACGCTGTCTGGAGAATACCCAGTCGCGCAGCTTGTAATTCACGGTAGCTTTGCCGAGACCGCGCTTTTCGATGATATGCGGTGCCTCTTTTTTCAGGACTGCGGACTCCATGCCGTTCCATTCGCCGGAATTGATCATGGTTCCCGCGGCCTCCGTGTAAGCCTCCGTCATATTCTCGATTTCCACGCCGTCTTTCGCGATAACCTGAACGATCGGAATGTCAAATTTCTTCGCAAACTCAAAGTCACGGTCGTCATGTGCGGGAACACACATGATCGCACCGGTACCGTAGTCTGCCAGTACGTAGTCAGACAGCCAGATCGGAGTCTTTTCACCGTTCAGCGGATTGATCGCATAGCTTCCAGTGAAAACGCCTGTTTTTTCTTTATCCTGAAGCCTGTCAACGTTTGATTTCATGGACGCATCATAGATATATTTTTCTACTTCCGCCCTCTTTTCTTCTGTCGCCAGCGCAGCCGCCAGTTCATGTTCCGGAGCCAGTACCATAAAAGTCGCACCGTAAAGTGTATCCGGTCTTGTCGTATAGACCGTGATCTTCTCGTCTCGTCCGTCAACCGGAAAATCAACTTCCGCGCCGTAGGATTTGCCGATCCAGTCTGACTGCATCTTCTTTACCTTTTCCGGCCAGTCAAGCTTGTCCAGGTCATTCAGCAGGCGGTCTGCGTATGCGGTGATCTTCAGCATCCACTGGCGCAGATTTTTCTTGGTCACCTCGGCACCGCAGCGCTCGCACTTGCCGTTTACCACTTCCTCGTTCGCAAGTCCGGTCTTACAGGACGGACACCAGTTGATCGGAAATTCTTTTTCGTATGCCAGGCCTTCCTTGAACATTTTCACAAAAATCCACTGGGTCCATTTATAGAATTCGGGATCCGTCGTGTTGACTTCCATGTCCCAGTCATAGATTGCTGCAATGTCATTGATCTGCTTTTTGATATTGCTGACATTCTCTGCCGTGGACTTTGCCGGATGAACGCCCATCTTAATGGCATAATTCTCTGCCGGCAGTCCGAATGCGTCCCACCCCATCGGATGAATCAGGTAGTAACCGTTGAGCATCTTGTAACGGCTCCACACGTCAGAAATCACATATCCTCTCCAGTGTCCGACATGAAGCCCGTTTCCGGACGGATACGGAAACATATCCAGACAATAATACTTTTCTTTTTTTCCATCATCAACATTCACGGGATGTTTCTCCCAGTTTTCGCGCCACTTTGTCTCGATCGCTCTGTGGTTATAAGGTACTGCCATTTATTTTTTCCTCCCGGGGTTTGCCCACAATATTCGTACATCCTCTGCCGGCAAAGACGCACGCATCTTTGCCGGCAGAGGGTAAAATCTGTAAATAATTTTACTCATGTCCCTCGTGTTTGTCAAGCAGTTACGAAAGGATATTCATGACCGTGCACACGGGATCGCCTTCCACATATTCCAGTTCGATCGAATCACCCACGTCGTAACCGACAATCTCCATGAAATCCACAACCGGCACATCATAGATCTTGCTGTCATTCTCAAGCACGATATAGAAGTGCGAATTTCCGTCTATGACACTCTGCGCCATCCGGCTGATGGTCCCCTTGACGGTCTCAGACTCATACGTGCCGTCTTCGTCGGCGGTGATTCCGCTGCTTCCGAGGAGTCTGATATAATTCTCTTCACACGCGGAAACCGTGTCTCCGATTGCTACGATCTGATACTTTTGAATATTTACCAT
The Ruminococcus gauvreauii genome window above contains:
- a CDS encoding nuclear transport factor 2 family protein, which gives rise to MNLHYSDEEQIKNLLDGYFGAVKHADIKKLRTIFSEEAAMYGYLGDARLSGTPEPFFQDLASKPSMAEQGIDCRYVVTSIHVTGKIATASIAVDNFFGAAYVEDYFHLVKSDDTWKIVCKTFTTL
- a CDS encoding SPFH domain-containing protein; this translates as MKEKVLSNKKNGMPALLLTVFLYLAAVAGCVIGGIMVSKERTAAVLIVSIVWLSIGWFPLMGLKVLKPQEALVLTLFGKYTGTLKDAGFYYVNPFSTSVNPAAKTKLNQSGDVDSGEKRPLSLSINGSAVNTESVNKKLSLKIMTLNNNRQKINDCLGNPVEIGIAVTWRVIDTAQAVFNVDNYKEYLSLQCDGALRNIVRNYPYDVAPNVDTTGDGIADEGSLRGSSEIVASRIRDEIQKKVTDAGLEVIEARITYLAYAPEIAAVMLQRQQASAIIDARKMIVDGAVGMVEMALERLNENQVVDLDEERKAAMVSNLLVVLCGSHDAQPIVNSGSLY
- a CDS encoding sensor histidine kinase; amino-acid sequence: MENKKMFRELNTVRKKVLLLSKLTGGTIVIFYLITSELPADHNIAFWSWFVLMIGVILGVDFMLGKMISKPLKEIRDTARRMAELDFTAHCTVHTKDEFGELSQSLNKMSANLQEALEQRKELADSLSHEMKTPLGLIRAYTEGLKEETDEQKKLQYMDSILSAADRMNDLIVSLLELSALESGAAKLTEERFDFIELAETVAGRLLVDAPGINFSFSYELPEQKVFVLADKRRMEQVVGNLIENAKKYVRPGGEIRLTIACAERHLDFSIFNHGDVIPERELPRIWEKFYRGENSASGGSGLGLAMAAQILSLYHAPYGVRNHTDGVEFHFRFSTIL
- a CDS encoding PTS ascorbate transporter subunit IIC, with product MADTKKKQIPLRLSAKLYDALAAWAEDDFRSVNGQIEYLLTECVRQRKKNGKYVSEHLDEPIELDIE
- a CDS encoding putative signal transducing protein encodes the protein MERSPVKIFTAQDNLQAEMILNELKDSGIPAYKKDLGNAGILNIYAGNSKYGEDIFVADTDVQQALQILEGMGLI
- the leuS gene encoding leucine--tRNA ligase, encoding MAVPYNHRAIETKWRENWEKHPVNVDDGKKEKYYCLDMFPYPSGNGLHVGHWRGYVISDVWSRYKMLNGYYLIHPMGWDAFGLPAENYAIKMGVHPAKSTAENVSNIKKQINDIAAIYDWDMEVNTTDPEFYKWTQWIFVKMFKEGLAYEKEFPINWCPSCKTGLANEEVVNGKCERCGAEVTKKNLRQWMLKITAYADRLLNDLDKLDWPEKVKKMQSDWIGKSYGAEVDFPVDGRDEKITVYTTRPDTLYGATFMVLAPEHELAAALATEEKRAEVEKYIYDASMKSNVDRLQDKEKTGVFTGSYAINPLNGEKTPIWLSDYVLADYGTGAIMCVPAHDDRDFEFAKKFDIPIVQVIAKDGVEIENMTEAYTEAAGTMINSGEWNGMESAVLKKEAPHIIEKRGLGKATVNYKLRDWVFSRQRYWGEPIPIIHCPKCGNVPVPEEDLPLRLPEVDSYEPTGTGESPLAAIDEWVNCKCPVCGADAKRETNTMPQWAGSSWYFLRYVDSKNTEELVSKEKAHKYLPVDMYIGGVEHAVLHLLYSRFYTKFLYDIGAVDFEEPFTKLFNQGMITGKNGIKMSKSKGNVVSPDDLVRDYGCDSLRMYELFVGPPELDAEWDDRGIDGVYRFLNRFWKLAADSCEAGAAETKEMVKLRHKLVFDITQRLESFSLNTVISGFMEYNNKFIELAKKTGGIDKETMETFIILLAPFAPHITEELWEMYGHTESVFESRWPKHDEEAMKDDEIEIPVQINGKTRGVVSVPADVSKEDAIAAGKEVIADKLTGNIVKEIYVPGKIINIVQK
- a CDS encoding ABC transporter ATP-binding protein, producing MIRVNDLTFSYRKNKQTLHGLTFTVSEGEIFGFLGPNGSGKSTTQKILTGVLKGYGGHVQVFGQELGHERKKFQEKTGVLFEFPYLYTNLSALDNLNYFASFYPREQCRDARELLDKLEFKRDYLKKPVASYSKGMRQRVSMARALINNPKLLFLDEPTSGLDPAGAVLFRSIIREEKEKGTTIFLTTHNMMDADLLCDRVAFIADGNIKALGAPWKLKRENSSHLQEPTLEDVYMKYTGRGLE
- a CDS encoding ABC transporter permease, translated to MMRRIFCSLLKKDFRLMLSSKFLLLAAGSLILYSCYINFVFVNTDQDIYPVYLYDPHNTQETVSENVVMAAGMDELKEACADGYAVGIDASGSSPEIYMVSSGVYSTDNYRAAWALSRLSPEHVTRADLIGTDSKEMKNRREITAEVLFFELAAVGFLGLASMLFKEKQMGVIRVHGILPVSTAAFILSKLCIFLMSDLVFVIFLTLVNLGVQEGTAVLPAVLVQSGILSLIMALVGFLCAVRLPDFKQFSLLYLVLAVFITTPVFLAGQTGAALSLIRYHPMYHMFMAVKNAYFLEPSASVLYYFSCAAAVVLLYCLVYRALVHEMVKEG
- a CDS encoding ABC transporter permease → MTGLRYQLKNVWRDKMCILTFLLPIAAAFAINLLSGAGFSSVYETSFGILSGDLREECIAWLESNGRVTVFDTTESLYDGVNDPATQMIGVLSDGDGIKTILSGDELRINTVIADTLPGLFENRDTADVCGRTVIPAGGSSDSLKSLLIVITLVTAMFMGCTFNAMSMIGEKEDGITFINEILPISAADYMIQKIILGFAGGILSAAAAAAVCMRIEVRQLISFVCVLILSAFLAALTGLFIGRISGGLMIGIIYIKIFMLLYIAPPIMFYLTIPSDSTARIWTYLLPSSAAFYGLMDLQSGQTQGVWTALAALLVHCVVWTLIYLSANTLYGRYSHFYKGRSSTER
- a CDS encoding response regulator transcription factor, which gives rise to MAVILIAEDEKEMQSIIVDFLNRGGHSCIPADDGIDAVTILKHHPVDLVILDIMMPHIDGFAVCRLAREMYDIPIMFLTAKSDEDDKLKGYEYGADDYMTKPFSPKILLAKVNALLRRSKMSDQKDVLMAGEIVLQPVSHTVTVSGEVVGLTHKEYELLLFFIRNKDQVFSREQLLNRIWGYDFEGSTRTVDTHIKTLRQKLGNEGRHIVTLIRSGYKFEV